A window from Spirochaetota bacterium encodes these proteins:
- a CDS encoding DUF4349 domain-containing protein produces MRLKNKTIVLTAFALAAFIVVSCGSLGDRGRKSLGKAGESFAPVSEYDAREGASGMLDDEERNDLASPSAKGIVKDKTAPRERMVVYTADFSIEVESIKQSLDTIGAMVKNLEGFIESVTTSDSYGGARVVLRVPVKRFDEALAGAEKLGNVLDRSVTASDVTMEFNDITLRIDTAKRVRERMYELLKRVTKVEDRVKILREIERLTEQIDMMTTRMNYLAGRARFSTITLGLRARVKDSVRSFIPSPFPWIAGLTPDKKSIFDNGKKTSFDAPAGFFALKRNFYEGDSAFLVSAPDGTTGMRLGLAENYPPADIAFWAEAFELDVRNRMYKLEKSDEISGQHGLSFRRYLFALSGGGRYLVAFAVGGDSLYVVEAVSESEAAFARHAAAVEVFIKSARSAR; encoded by the coding sequence ATGCGATTAAAGAATAAAACCATCGTTCTGACGGCGTTCGCACTTGCGGCATTCATTGTCGTGTCGTGCGGCTCGCTCGGCGATCGGGGAAGGAAAAGCCTCGGCAAGGCGGGCGAGTCCTTTGCTCCGGTCAGTGAATACGATGCACGAGAAGGCGCCAGCGGCATGCTTGACGATGAAGAGAGGAACGACCTTGCCTCCCCGTCAGCTAAAGGAATCGTTAAGGACAAAACCGCCCCGCGCGAGCGGATGGTCGTCTATACGGCCGATTTTTCGATCGAGGTCGAGAGTATAAAGCAGTCGCTCGACACGATCGGCGCGATGGTAAAAAACCTCGAGGGTTTTATCGAATCGGTGACCACCTCGGACTCCTACGGCGGCGCGAGGGTGGTCCTCAGGGTGCCGGTCAAACGCTTTGACGAGGCGCTCGCCGGGGCCGAAAAGCTGGGGAATGTACTTGACCGGAGCGTCACTGCGTCCGATGTAACCATGGAATTCAACGACATTACGCTGAGGATCGACACGGCGAAGCGGGTGCGCGAGCGGATGTACGAGCTCCTGAAACGCGTAACGAAGGTCGAGGACCGCGTAAAAATCCTGCGCGAGATCGAACGGCTTACCGAACAGATCGATATGATGACTACGCGGATGAATTACCTGGCGGGTCGTGCGCGCTTTTCGACGATCACGCTCGGCCTCAGGGCCAGGGTAAAAGACTCGGTGCGCTCGTTCATTCCCTCTCCATTTCCATGGATCGCCGGCCTGACCCCGGATAAAAAAAGCATATTCGATAACGGAAAAAAGACCTCGTTCGACGCGCCCGCGGGTTTCTTCGCGCTGAAAAGGAATTTCTACGAAGGGGATTCGGCATTCCTCGTGAGCGCTCCCGACGGAACAACCGGAATGCGACTGGGTCTGGCCGAAAACTATCCGCCCGCCGATATCGCCTTCTGGGCCGAGGCCTTCGAGCTCGACGTACGCAACCGCATGTACAAGCTCGAAAAATCCGACGAAATATCGGGTCAGCATGGCCTTTCGTTCAGGCGCTACCTTTTCGCGCTTTCCGGCGGCGGGAGGTACCTGGTGGCATTTGCTGTCGGCGGCGACAGCCTCTATGTGGTCGAGGCCGTGTCCGAATCGGAAGCCGCCTTCGCGCGGCACGCGGCGGCGGTCGAGGTGTTCATTAAATCGGCGAGGAGCGCGCGATGA
- a CDS encoding lytic transglycosylase domain-containing protein — MIEDMYAVMGRITEIRKRFGLMNRRQAPVQQQDFQRQLERLAGDGKGADKAPGKTAALPAKPMTVPELRDIAKAAALRNGIPPGLVDAVIQAESSYNPKAVSPKGARGLMQLMPETAGSLGVTDPFSPEENINAGVGLLKNLLEKYDGDYKKALAAYNAGEGAVDRNDGVPPFDETREYVNRVINLYLRNKE; from the coding sequence ATGATAGAAGACATGTACGCGGTCATGGGCAGGATAACCGAAATCAGGAAGCGTTTCGGACTGATGAATCGAAGGCAAGCTCCGGTTCAGCAACAGGATTTTCAACGTCAGCTGGAACGGCTTGCCGGTGATGGGAAAGGCGCCGACAAGGCCCCGGGGAAAACCGCGGCTTTGCCCGCGAAACCGATGACCGTTCCGGAATTGCGCGACATCGCGAAAGCCGCCGCCCTTCGCAACGGGATTCCCCCTGGACTGGTCGACGCGGTCATACAGGCGGAGAGCTCCTATAATCCCAAGGCCGTTTCTCCGAAAGGGGCGAGGGGACTAATGCAGCTTATGCCGGAAACTGCCGGCTCCCTCGGTGTTACCGACCCGTTCTCGCCGGAGGAAAACATCAACGCCGGCGTCGGACTTTTAAAGAACCTGCTTGAAAAATATGACGGCGACTACAAGAAAGCGCTTGCCGCCTACAATGCCGGCGAAGGCGCGGTCGATCGAAACGACGGTGTGCCGCCATTTGATGAGACACGCGAATACGTGAACAGGGTGATTAACCTGTACCTGAGGAACAAGGAATAA
- the fliJ gene encoding flagellar export protein FliJ: MKKFKFRLQRLLDIREAKEKGIKNEMAAVLTVQNRERRKQDQYRNSIEEQHIKFAELVKGGRYSYSAASSFERYIDFAYKVIRDQQERIDAMEPEIRKIRDRLVEASRERKVVEKLKQRHWDEFMFEYNREIAKENDDTNQNIFVKRRIEEMTLGSEA; the protein is encoded by the coding sequence ATGAAAAAGTTCAAATTCCGCCTCCAGCGGCTCCTCGACATTCGCGAAGCGAAGGAGAAGGGCATAAAAAACGAGATGGCCGCGGTCCTGACGGTTCAGAACAGGGAGCGCCGGAAGCAGGACCAGTACAGGAACAGCATCGAGGAGCAGCATATCAAGTTCGCCGAACTCGTTAAGGGCGGGCGTTATTCGTATTCAGCGGCCTCGTCATTCGAGCGGTACATAGATTTCGCTTACAAGGTAATACGCGATCAGCAGGAGCGCATCGACGCCATGGAGCCCGAGATCCGGAAAATTCGCGACAGGCTGGTCGAGGCCTCAAGGGAGCGCAAGGTGGTGGAAAAGCTGAAGCAGCGCCACTGGGACGAGTTCATGTTCGAGTATAACCGCGAGATCGCGAAAGAAAACGACGATACCAACCAGAATATATTCGTGAAGAGGAGAATCGAGGAGATGACGCTGGGGAGCGAGGCATGA